GCAGCCGCGCCACCCAGGCGCGGCTGCTGGAGGCGACAGTCGAGTGCCTGGTCGAGCACGGCTGGTCCGGCACCACCACCACCGTCGTAGCGGCCCGGGCCGGCGTCTCGCGCGGCGCCCAGCTGCACCACTACCCCACCAAGGCCGCGCTGGTCACGGCCGCCGTCGCCCACCTCGCGGAGCGGCGGGCGGAGGAGCTGCGCACCGAGGCCGAGGCGCTGCCGCCCGGCCCGCAGCGGCTCGACCGGGTGATCGACCTGCTCGGCGCGGCCTTCACCGGCCCGCTCTTCGTCGCCGCCCTCGAACTCTGGGTCGCCGCGCGCACCGACCGGGAGCTGCGCGAGGCCCTGGTGCCGCTGGAGGCCCGGGTCGGCCGCGAGATGCACCGGCTCACCGTCGCGCTGCTCGACGTGGACGAACGCCGTCCGGGCGTACGCGAGGCGGTGCAGGCGACCCTCGACCTGCTCCGCGGGCTCGGCGTGGCCAACCTGCTCAACGACGACTCGTCCCGCCGCGCCGCCCTGCTGCACACCTGGAAGCGACAGCTCGCCACCCTGCTCACCCCCTGACCGCCCGCCCTGACCGGCCCACCCTGGCCGCCCAGCCCTCCGGAGGCACCATGGTCGACCTCAAGGACCTGCTCGCGGATCTGGCCGACGAGTCCCAGCAGCTCGACGACCTGGTGACCGGCCCGCCGGCCGACTGGGGGCGCGCCACGCCGTCGCCGGGCTGGAGCGTCGGGCACCAGATCGCCCACCTCGCCTGGACCGACCACGTCGCGCTGCTCGCCGCCACCGACGCCGAGGCGTTCCTCGCCGCCGCGCTCGCCGCCCCCGACCCGGCCCGGCTCGTCGACGCCGGCGCGGAGGAGTTCCTCGCCCCACCGAGCGAGCTGCTCCCCCGCTGGCGTGCCGGCCGGGCGGCGCTCGCCGACGCGTTGTCGCGAGTGCCGGCGGGCGGAAAGCTGCCCTGGTTCGGCACCCGGATGTCGGCCGCCTCGATGGCCACCGCGCGGATCATGGAGACCTGGGCGCACGGTACGGACGTGGCCGACGCGCTCGGCGTGATCCGCCCCGGCACGGCCCGACTGCGGCACGTCGCGCACCTCGGCTTCCGTACCCTCGGCCACAGCTTCGCCGCCCACGGCCGGCCGGTGCCGACGGCGCCGGTGCGGGTCGAACTGGCGGCGCCGGACGGCGACACCTGGACGTACGGCCCGGCCGACGCCGCCGACCGGGTCACCGGCCCCGCGCTCGACTTCTGCCTGCTGGTCACCCAGCGGAGGCACCGCGCGGACCTGGCGCTGGCGGCAGCGGGCCCGGTCGCCGACGCGTGGCTGGACGTCGCGCAGGCCTTCGCCGGCCCACCGGGTCCCGGCCGCCCGCCGACGGCCACCGCGACCGGCACGGCCATCGCAACCGGCACGGCCCCCACGGCCGGCCCGGCCGAGGCGGCCGACACGGCCGGCGTGGCGGGCGGGGTGTCGGCGTGAGCGACGTGCTGCGTGTGGGCAACGCCTCCGGCTTCTACGGTGACCGGTTCACGGCGTGGCGGGAGATGCTCGACGGCGGCGAGCTGGACGTGCTGACCGGCGACTACCTCGCCGAGCTGACCATGCTGATCCTCGGCCGGGACCGGCTGCGCGACCCCTCCCTCGGCTACGCGAAGACCTTCCTCCGCCAGCTGGAGGGCTGCCTCGGCACCGCACTGGACCGGGGCGTACGGCTCGTGACCAACGCCGGCGGGCTGAACCCGGCCGGCCTGGCCGCCGCCATCGGGTCCCTCGCCGACCGGCTCGGCCTGACCGTCCGGGTCGGGTACGTCGAGGGCGACGCCCTCGCCCGCCCGGACGCGCTCACGGCGAACGCCTACCTCGGGGCGTACGGCATCGCCGCCTGCCTGGACGGCGGGGCGGACGTGGTGGTCACCGGCCGGGTGACCGACGCGTCCCTGGTGGTCGGGCCGGCGATCGCCCGGTTCGGCTGGGGCCGCGACGACCTGGACGCGCTGGCCGGGGCGACCGTCGCCGGTCACCTGGTCGAGTGCGGGGCGCAGGTGACCGGGGGCAACTTCAGCTTCTTCACGGAGCTGCCCGACGGCGGGCGGCGTCCCGGCTTCCCGGTCGCCGAGCTGCACCCCGACGGCTCGTGTGTCATCACCAAGCACCCGGGCACCGGCGGCGCGGTCACCGTGGAGACGGTCACCGCCCAGCTGCTCTACGAGGTCGGCGGCCCGGCCTACCTCGGGCCGGACGTGGTGACCCGGCTGGACACGGTGGAGCTGGGCGCCGACGGGCCGGACCGGGTGCGGGTGAGCGGCGTCCGGGGCACGCCTCCGCCGGGCACCCTCAAGGTGGGCGTGAACAACCTCGGCGGTTTCCGCAACTCGATGACCTTCGTCCTGTGCGGGCTCGACATCCCCGCCAAGGCGGCCCTGGTCCGCGGTCAGGTCGAGGCGGCGGTCGGCACGGAGGGGCTGGAGTTCGTCCTGGCCCGCACCGACCACGCGGACGCGGTCGACACCGAGGCGGCGAGCTCGCTGCTGCACGTACACCTGCGGGACGGCGACAAGGCGCGGGCCGGGCGGGCCTTCTCGGCCGCCGCGGTGGAGCTGGCCCTGGCCTCCTATCCCGGCTGCACGCTGACCACGCTGCCCGGCGACGCGACGCCCTACGGGGTGTTCACCGCCGACGCCGTGCCACAGGACGCGGTGCCGCACGTCGCGGTGCTCCCCTCCGGGGAGCGGGTGCCGATTCCGCCGCCGGCGCACACCGCCGGCCCGCCCGACGGGCCGGCGCCCGCCGTCGACCCGACCGACGGGACGACCCCGGCGGCTGACCCGCCGGCCGACCGGCCCACCCGGCGCGCGCCGCTCGGCGAGCTGGTCGGGGCCCGCTCCGGCGACAAGGGCGGCGACGCCAACCTGGGCGTCTGGGCCCGCACGGACGCGACCTGGTCGTGGCTGCGCGGCTGGCTGACCACCGCGCGGCTGCGCGAGCTGCTGCCGGAGACCGCGCCGCTGACCGTTCAGCGGTACGAGCTGCCGAACCTGCGGGCGGTCAACTTCGTCGTCCGGGGCCTGCTCGGGCAGGGGGTGGCGGCCTCCACCCGCTTCGATCCGCAAGCCAAGGCGCTCGGCGAACTGCTCCGCTCCCGGCTCGTCGACCTGCCGGCGGAACTCACGCCCGGCCCGGACTCCCCGCCTGGCGGCCCGGACTCCGCGGCCGGCGGCGCGATGCCCGGGGAAGGCCGATGACCATCGTGGACACGCCGGAGCGCCGGCAACTGCGGGAGCTGACCCGGGCCTTCGTCACCCGGGAGGTGCTGCCGCACCTGGCCGACTGGGAGCGGGCCGGCGAGATCCCCCGGGAACTGCACGCCACCGCCGCCAAGCTCGGCCTGCTCGGCATCGGCTTCCCGGAGGCCGTCGGCGGCAGCGGCGGGGACCTGCTCGACTCGATCATCGTCACCGAGGAGATCATCCGCTCCGGCGGCTCGTCCGGGCTGGTGGCGGCGCTGTTCACCCACGGCATCGCCCTGCCGCACATCGTCGCCTCCGGCGACGCGGAGCTGATCGACCGGTACGTCCGGCCGACGCTGGCCGGCACCATGATCGGCGCGCTGGCGATCACGGAACCGGACGGCGGCTCGGACGTGGCGAGCATCCGCACCCACGCGCGGCGCGACGGCGACCACTACGTGGTCAACGGGTCGAAGACCTACATCACCAGCGGCGTCCGGGCCGACTTCGTGACCACCGCCGTCTGCACCCTGCCGCCGGGCACCGGCGCCCTGACCCTGCTGGTGATCGACAAGGGCACGCCGGGCTTCACGGTCGGGCGCCGGCTGGAGAAGCTCGGCTGGCACTGCTCGGACACCGCCGAGCTGTCCTTCGCCGACGTACGGGTGCCGGTGTCCAACCGGGTCGGCGAGGAGGA
The window above is part of the Micromonospora sp. M71_S20 genome. Proteins encoded here:
- a CDS encoding acyl-CoA dehydrogenase family protein, whose amino-acid sequence is MTIVDTPERRQLRELTRAFVTREVLPHLADWERAGEIPRELHATAAKLGLLGIGFPEAVGGSGGDLLDSIIVTEEIIRSGGSSGLVAALFTHGIALPHIVASGDAELIDRYVRPTLAGTMIGALAITEPDGGSDVASIRTHARRDGDHYVVNGSKTYITSGVRADFVTTAVCTLPPGTGALTLLVIDKGTPGFTVGRRLEKLGWHCSDTAELSFADVRVPVSNRVGEEDTAFLAIMQNFAAERLSLATQAYAIAQRSVELAVRWCRDRSTFGRPLASRQLVRHRLAEMHTRAEAARAYVHQVAARVAAGEPVVTEVAMAKNVAVAACAEVVDQALQLHGGYGYLRDAEVERHYRDARILGIGGGTTEIMNEIIAKGMGL
- a CDS encoding acyclic terpene utilization AtuA family protein; its protein translation is MSDVLRVGNASGFYGDRFTAWREMLDGGELDVLTGDYLAELTMLILGRDRLRDPSLGYAKTFLRQLEGCLGTALDRGVRLVTNAGGLNPAGLAAAIGSLADRLGLTVRVGYVEGDALARPDALTANAYLGAYGIAACLDGGADVVVTGRVTDASLVVGPAIARFGWGRDDLDALAGATVAGHLVECGAQVTGGNFSFFTELPDGGRRPGFPVAELHPDGSCVITKHPGTGGAVTVETVTAQLLYEVGGPAYLGPDVVTRLDTVELGADGPDRVRVSGVRGTPPPGTLKVGVNNLGGFRNSMTFVLCGLDIPAKAALVRGQVEAAVGTEGLEFVLARTDHADAVDTEAASSLLHVHLRDGDKARAGRAFSAAAVELALASYPGCTLTTLPGDATPYGVFTADAVPQDAVPHVAVLPSGERVPIPPPAHTAGPPDGPAPAVDPTDGTTPAADPPADRPTRRAPLGELVGARSGDKGGDANLGVWARTDATWSWLRGWLTTARLRELLPETAPLTVQRYELPNLRAVNFVVRGLLGQGVAASTRFDPQAKALGELLRSRLVDLPAELTPGPDSPPGGPDSAAGGAMPGEGR
- a CDS encoding TetR/AcrR family transcriptional regulator, translated to MPASTRIPQQERSRATQARLLEATVECLVEHGWSGTTTTVVAARAGVSRGAQLHHYPTKAALVTAAVAHLAERRAEELRTEAEALPPGPQRLDRVIDLLGAAFTGPLFVAALELWVAARTDRELREALVPLEARVGREMHRLTVALLDVDERRPGVREAVQATLDLLRGLGVANLLNDDSSRRAALLHTWKRQLATLLTP